The Rhodohalobacter sp. SW132 genome has a window encoding:
- a CDS encoding DNA-directed RNA polymerase subunit alpha, translating to MNNYSLQMPESVEVEQDSDNYGTFILQPLERGFGVTIGNSFRRVLLSSLPGLAITAVKINGVDHEYSSIEGVKEDVYEIILNLKQVRFKQVEQSGGVINLSKTESGKLTAEDIGEATADFEVLNPELLIATLSDDVQVDMELRIGRGRGYVPAEEMASDFEDDVALMPIDAIFTPIKSVDFDVENVRVGQRTDYEKLVLNVTTDGSLNAKEALTIAGKILKEHIEKFITEKIEEPFTQEEEEVDAEKQRIASLLKTSIEDLNLSVRAYNCLKSANINTIAELVSRDEQDLLKFRNFGKKSLSELVEVIEEKNLEFGMDVSKFLDK from the coding sequence ATGAACAACTATAGTTTGCAAATGCCGGAATCTGTTGAGGTAGAACAAGATTCCGATAACTATGGAACATTTATTCTGCAGCCACTTGAACGGGGATTTGGAGTAACGATTGGAAACTCTTTCAGAAGAGTGCTGCTTTCATCTTTACCCGGACTGGCCATCACCGCTGTTAAAATTAACGGCGTTGATCATGAATATTCCAGTATTGAAGGTGTTAAAGAAGATGTTTACGAAATCATTTTGAACCTCAAACAGGTACGCTTTAAGCAGGTTGAACAGAGTGGTGGTGTGATTAACCTGTCGAAGACCGAATCCGGTAAGCTTACAGCCGAAGATATTGGTGAAGCGACAGCTGATTTTGAAGTTTTAAATCCTGAATTGCTTATCGCAACACTTTCCGATGACGTTCAGGTTGATATGGAGCTCAGAATCGGACGGGGCAGGGGATATGTTCCAGCAGAAGAAATGGCATCCGATTTTGAGGATGATGTAGCCCTGATGCCAATCGACGCTATATTTACTCCAATAAAATCAGTTGATTTTGATGTTGAGAATGTTCGGGTCGGACAAAGAACTGACTATGAAAAGCTTGTATTAAATGTAACTACTGATGGTTCTCTGAATGCGAAAGAAGCTCTAACGATTGCTGGTAAGATTTTAAAAGAGCATATCGAGAAATTTATTACCGAAAAAATCGAAGAGCCGTTTACGCAGGAAGAAGAGGAAGTAGATGCTGAAAAACAACGTATTGCAAGCCTCCTGAAGACAAGTATTGAAGATCTGAATTTGAGTGTTCGTGCATATAATTGCTTGAAGTCTGCAAACATTAATACTATTGCAGAACTGGTATCACGAGATGAGCAGGATCTTCTTAAGTTCAGAAACTTTGGTAAGAAGTCTTTGTCTGAACTCGTTGAAGTAATTGAAGAGAAAAATCTGGAATTCGGCATGGATGTGTCAAAATTCCTGGATAAATAA
- the rplQ gene encoding 50S ribosomal protein L17, with product MRHLVKGKKLGRSTPHRVATLKALSCSLIKHKQIQTTVAKAKELRRYIEPVITRSKEDNSHNRREAFSALQDKDAVTILFDEVGPAVGDRPGGYTRVLKLGFRLGDSAEMALIELVDFSDYEPEKKSAKKKRTRRAGKANKPTSSDDKGTDSKPEEKSAPAAEKEKTGETASSDEPKETEKKATEEVSEKKEETKNTADDADSADSESEEEKK from the coding sequence ATGCGCCATTTAGTAAAAGGTAAAAAACTTGGTCGAAGCACTCCACACAGAGTAGCTACATTAAAGGCTCTTTCGTGCAGTTTGATTAAGCATAAACAAATTCAGACGACTGTTGCAAAAGCAAAGGAATTGCGACGGTACATTGAACCTGTTATTACTCGCTCCAAGGAAGATAATAGCCATAACCGCAGGGAAGCATTTTCAGCCCTTCAGGATAAAGATGCTGTAACGATTCTTTTTGACGAGGTAGGCCCTGCAGTTGGTGATCGACCAGGCGGATATACACGGGTGCTTAAACTGGGTTTTCGTTTAGGTGATAGTGCTGAGATGGCACTTATTGAACTTGTTGATTTTAGTGATTACGAACCGGAGAAGAAATCGGCTAAGAAGAAGCGTACACGTCGTGCAGGTAAGGCTAATAAGCCTACCAGTTCTGATGACAAAGGTACAGACAGCAAACCAGAAGAGAAGTCAGCTCCGGCTGCAGAGAAAGAAAAAACTGGTGAAACTGCTTCGAGTGATGAGCCTAAGGAAACTGAAAAAAAAGCAACAGAAGAAGTTTCTGAAAAGAAAGAAGAAACAAAAAACACAGCTGATGACGCAGATTCTGCGGATTCAGAAAGTGAAGAAG